In Triticum urartu cultivar G1812 chromosome 6, Tu2.1, whole genome shotgun sequence, the following proteins share a genomic window:
- the LOC125516167 gene encoding uncharacterized protein LOC125516167, translating to MGTSLLNLLLMEVAAIVSIILLSLLVVLSSYRRRAGHPALRLFVWAASTLFLPLVSYAVSAAAKWDAARVPLLLAWTVFLQFLRNTIDTARSSSLTIDSNASGGSKFRPSVEQLARMGWVAFLIISSGGEAGSPQLTGVLLWLWVLSLVKLIHRLVAAELARNSFAVGLNAYLVSDYMKQLHCRELDHPGEDSAQDGVPPYLVMGEEKLHIEARPHGYQIGRTSQAPSLCADAGHVVTMDRIWRLFSAGDSLLASYPHTKDLCLSFALFKLQLRRFLGCPLAEVGSRRALAFVHDGLLAGSPERAFGVIETELAFLADLLYSKLTSFYASGWWFPVLNSILVLATWLSCLAAGGAIVHDMTTQGTALAVDYEQLRNYLQRHDTVFHAIAGLDVLVTVSFIVAIVFTEGWEIANYVRSDWIKVATICEYARRPSWRRSRWTRGKLARVLRFNSVQRWDDRFGQTSVLQTRMCYCGCVSRQVDRISKTSVPVPPSVKAAIVTTLRTNHGALGNGVLSLQRSGVADKFTWACRVGAGGSGERSISEQILVWHVATSLLEIKRSEAAAHGSDDNDVEDGGDCDDTVVVATHLSRYCAYLVALKPQLLPDHPAWTEELYEGVAEEVARVLARCAGPLVRYERAATCLGGSMNETLRKASKLARQLAEEVGDEEAVWRILAEFWAELIVFLAPSENVTAHAKSLRRGGEFITVLWALLGHAGIVCRPESDVEHSR from the coding sequence ATGGGAACCAGCCTGCTGAACCTTCTCCTCATGGAGGTGGCGGCCATCGTGAGCATCATCCTCCTGTCCCTCCTCGTCGTGCTCAGCTCctaccgccgccgcgccggccacCCCGCGCTCCGCCTCTTCGTGTGGGCCGCGTCCACGCTCTTCCTCCCGCTCGTCTCCTACGCCGTCTCCGCGGCCGCCAAGTGGGACGCCGCGCGCGTGCCCCTCCTCCTCGCCTGGACCGTCTTCCTCCAGTTCCTGCGCAACACCATCGACACCGCCCGCTCCTCCTCCCTCACCATCGACAGCAACGCCTCCGGCGGCAGCAAGTTCCGCCCCTCCGTCGAGCAGCTGGCGCGGATGGGCTGGGTGGCGTTCCTCATCATCAGCAGCGGCGGAGAGGCCGGGAGCCCGCAGCTCACCGGCGTGCTCCTTTGGCTCTGGGTGCTCAGCCTCGTCAAGCTCATCCACCGGCTCGTCGCCGCGGAGCTCGCGAGGAACTCGTTCGCCGTCGGCCTCAACGCTTACCTCGTCTCCGACTACATGAAGCAACTCCATTGCCGAGAGCTAGATCATCCAGGAGAAGACAGCGCGCAAGACGGCGTGCCGCCTTACCTGGTGATGGGCGAGGAGAAGCTGCATATCGAGGCCAGGCCGCATGGGTACCAAATTGGCCGGACTTCTCAGGCGCCGTCGTTGTGCGCCGATGCCGGGCACGTGGTCACCATGGACCGGATATGGCGCCTTTTTTCCGCCGGAGACTCGCTCCTCGCGTCCTATCCGCACACCAAGGATCTCTGCCTGTCCTTCGCCCTGTTCAAGCTGCAGCTCCGGAGGTTCCTCGGGTGCCCCCTCGCGGAGGTGGGCTCTCGCCGAGCTCTCGCATTCGTCCACGATGGCCTCCTCGCGGGGAGCCCCGAGAGAGCATTCGGGGTGATCGAGACCGAGCTGGCCTTCCTCGCCGACTTGCTGTACTCCAAGCTCACCTCCTTCTACGCCAGCGGGTGGTGGTTCCCGGTGCTCAACTCCATCCTCGTGCTCGCCACGTGGCTCAGCTGCCTCGCGGCCGGCGGCGCCATCGTGCACGACATGACCACCCAAGGCACGGCGCTCGCCGTGGACTACGAGCAGCTCAGGAACTACCTGCAGCGCCACGACACCGTGTTTCACGCCATCGCCGGCCTCGACGTGCTCGTCACCGTCTCCTTCATCGTCGCCATCGTCTTCACGGAAGGGTGGGAGATCGCCAACTACGTCCGCTCCGACTGGATCAAGGTGGCCACCATCTGCGAGTACGCGCGCCGCCCGTCGTGGCGCAGGTCGCGGTGGACGCGCGGCAAGCTCGCCCGCGTCCTCCGGTTCAACTCCGTCCAGCGCTGGGACGACCGGTTCGGTCAGACGTCCGTCCTGCAGACCCGCATGTGCTACTGCGGATGCGTTTCCCGGCAGGTCGACCGGATCTCCAAGACGTCGGTCCCCGTGCCGCCGTCGGTCAAGGCAGCCATCGTGACGACGCTGAGGACGAACCACGGAGCACTCGGGAACGGCGTGCTGTCGTTGCAACGGAGCGGCGTCGCCGATAAGTTTACCTGGGCTTGCCGTGTCGGCGCCGGCGGCAGTGGTGAGAGAAGCATCTCCGAGCAGATCCTCGTGTGGCATGTCGCCACGAGTTTGCTCGAGATCAAGCGCTCGGAGGCAGCTGCTCATGGCAGCGACGACAACGACGTCGAGGACGGCGGAGACTGCGACGACACGGTGGTCGTGGCGACGCACCTGTCACGGTACTGCGCGTACCTCGTGGCGCTGAAGCCGCAGCTCCTGCCGGACCACCCGGCGTGGACGGAGGAGCTCTACGAGGGCGTCGCGGAGGAGGTGGCGAGGGTCCTCGCGCGCTGCGCCGGGCCGTTGGTGCGGTACGAGCGCGCGGCGACGTGCCTCGGCGGGAGCATGAACGAGACGCTGCGGAAGGCTTCGAAGCTCGCCCGGCAGCTGGCCGAGGAGGTCGGCGACGAGGAGGCGGTCTGGAGAATCCTGGCCGAGTTCTGGGCGGAGCTCATCGTCTTCCTGGCGCCGTCGGAGAACGTCACGGCGCATGCCAAGTCGCTCCGCCGTGGCGGAGAGTTCATCACCGTGCTTTGGGCGTTGCTCGGGCATGCGGGCATTGTTTGTCGTCCCGAGAGTGATGTCGAACACTCGCGTTAG
- the LOC125516254 gene encoding sugar transport protein MST5-like, producing MPGAVIVHHHNRYKTYPGDVTGFVFYSCLVASVGGCIFGYDIGMAASLTSTESFLLLFFPDIYQQQKDQVITNQYCKFDSQELSLFGSSLFLSAATASLFASPMARAFGRKWTLFYAAVAYITGACMGGIATTFAVLITGRLLLGVGVGLCIHASPLYLSEMAPAQQRGMLNILFQLMITIGILSASLTNYWTSRFLGGWGWRVGLAMGAVPGSVIALGSLAIPDTPISLLSRGETELARATLSQIRGIGPDDVRQEFDDLAAACEESKAVANPWWELLFTGKYKPQLTFALGVPFFQQLTGINVIMFYAPVLFKTVGFRNDASLMSSVITGLVNVFSTFVAVVTADKVGRRALFLQGGTQMIISQILVGTFIGLQFGLSGTGAISEQYAMCIVLFVCVYVAGFAWSWGPMGWLIPSEVYPLAVRSQAQSITVAVNMCFTAFIGQVFLTLLCHLRFGLFYFFGAWLLLMTILIAVLLPETKCVPLEEVSHVFRKHWFWRKYVIDTSADARGAEMRKRIALEMS from the exons ATGCCGGGGGCCGTGATCGTGCACCACCACAACAGGTACAAGACGTACCCCGGCGATGTCACCGGCTTCGTCTTCTACTCCTGCCTCGTCGCCTCCGTCGGCGGCTGCATCTTCGGCTACGACATCGGCATGGCCG CCAGTTTGACGTCGACGGAGTCGTTCCTGCTCTTGTTCTTCCCGGACATCTACCAGCAGCAGAAGGATCAGGTGATCACGAACCAGTACTGCAAGTTCGACAGCCAGGAGCTGTCCCTCTTCGGCTCCTCCCTCTTCCTGTCCGCGGCGACGGCGTCCCTCTTCGCGAGCCCCATGGCCCGCGCCTTCGGCAGAAAGTGGACGCTCTTCTACGCCGCCGTCGCCTACATCACCGGCGCCTGCATGGGCGGCATTGCCACCACCTTCGCCGTGCTCATCACCGGCCGCTTGCTCCTCGGCGTCGGGGTCGGCCTCTGCATCCACGCCTCGCCTCTCTACCTCTCGGAGATGGCGCCGGCGCAGCAACGCGGGATGCTCAACATCCTCTTCCAGCTGATGATCACCATCGGGATCCTGTCGGCGAGCCTGACCAACTACTGGACGTCCAGGTTCCTCGGCGGGTGGGGCTGGCGGGTCGGGTTGGCGATGGGCGCCGTCCCGGGGTCCGTCATCGCGCTGGGCTCCCTGGCCATCCCAGACACCCCCATCTCCCTGCTGTCGCGGGGCGAGACCGAGCTCGCCCGCGCGACGCTGTCCCAGATCAGGGGCATCGGCCCCGACGACGTGCGGCAGgagttcgacgacctcgccgccGCGTGCGAGGAGAGCAAGGCGGTGGCGAACCCGTGGTGGGAGCTGCTCTTCACCGGCAAGTACAAGCCGCAGCTGACGTTCGCGCTGGGGGTGCCCTTCTTCCAGCAGCTGACGGGCATCAACGTGATCATGTTCTACGCGCCGGTGCTGTTCAAGACGGTGGGGTTCCGGAACGACGCGTCGCTCATGTCGTCCGTCATCACGGGGCTGGTGAACGTGTTCTCCACCTTCGTGGCCGTGGTGACCGCGGACAAGGTGGGGCGGCGGGCGCTGTTCCTGCAGGGCGGGACGCAGATGATCATCTCGCAGATCCTGGTGGGCACCTTCATCGGGCTCCAGTTCGGGCTGAGCGGGACGGGGGCCATCTCGGAGCAGTACGCCATGTGCATCGTGCTGTTCGTGTGCGTGTACGTGGCCGGCTTCGCGTGGTCATGGGGGCCCATGGGGTGGCTCATCCCCAGCGAGGTGTACCCGCTGGCGGTGCGGTCGCAGGCGCAGAGCATCACGGTGGCCGTCAACATGTGCTTCACGGCCTTCATCGGCCAGGTGTTCCTCACGCTGCTGTGCCACCTGAGGTTCGGCCTCTTCTACTTCTTCGGCGCATGGCTGCTGCTCATGACCATCCTCATCGCCGTGCTGCTGCCGGAGACCAAGTGCGTGCCGCTCGAGGAGGTGTCGCACGTCTTCAGGAAGCACTGGTTCTGGAGGAAGTACGTCATCGACACCAGCGCCGACGCGCGCGGGGCCGAGATGAGGAAGAGGATAGCGCTAGAGATGAGCTGA
- the LOC125512555 gene encoding dehydration-responsive element-binding protein 2C-like, with amino-acid sequence MPSRRRGSSGYRGVRERPNGWYSVEIRSGDVRLGLGSFRSAYEAARAYEAAAWRLDRPRSQMNFRDVFTREQAQRVAPPPRLITDMDRADHARRCRRLLIAEEDERAMAEWRRRHPEDVADERAYWAERTARRRAERADRRRRKALANAQCDIVEAGGRSIFTSDNERWDDIWLDTSDNTDENGDDGSDLE; translated from the coding sequence ATGCCGTCGCGCCGCCGGGGTTCTTCGGGCTATCGCGGCGTCCGCGAGCGCCCCAACGGCTGGTACTCCGTCGAGATCCGGTCCGGCGACGTCCGGCTCGGCCTCGGGTCGTTCCGGAGCGCGTACGAGGCGGCCCGCGCGTACGAGGCAGCGGCGTGGCGCTTGGATAGGCCCCGGTCGCAGATGAACTTCCGGGACGTCTTCACGCGCGAGCAGGCGCAGCGCgtcgcccctccgccgcgtctcATCACCGACATGGACCGTGCCGACCATGCTCGGCGCTGCCGCCGCCTTCTCATCGCCGAGGAGGACGAGCGAGCCATGGCGGAGTGGCGCCGTCGCCACCCGGAGGACGTCGCCGACGAGCGTGCCTACTGGGCGGAGAGGACGGCAAGGCGCCGCGCGGAGCGGGCGGACCGGCGTCGGCGGAAGGCATTGGCGAATGCGCAGTGCGATATCGTTGAAGCAGGTGGGAGGTCGATCTTCACGTCAGACAATGAACGTTGGGACGACATATGGCTCGATACCTCGGACAACACCGACGAGAATGGTGATGATGGTAGCGACTTGGAGTAG